One window of the Pseudodesulfovibrio sp. S3 genome contains the following:
- a CDS encoding cation:proton antiporter — protein sequence MCNQFEQYATAFTESPKDAQPRTIDAFMHFDPLVIVLAFGCGYLVSRLGLPPLVGYLLAGFALSTQGYASGPAIQGIAEIGVTILLFTIGLKLRIRSLLRPEVWAGASLHMLLTVALFSAGLMGLTAAGFSFFSDLDLNTALLIAFALSFSSTVFAVKILEESGRSSSLNGRTAIGVLIIQDIFAVLFLAFSTGKLPTAWALAVLGSLPVARWLFMRILNRIGHGELQVLFGFFLAFVAGAWAFDLVGLKADLGALIMGMLLAPHARANDLAKSLYSIKDFLLVGFFLEIGLAGLPSMETLNAALLLTLALPVKVTLFFLLFTRFRLKARTSLITSLNLANYSEFGLIVGGLAAANGWLSREWLLAMAIALSISFILASPLNRTADSLFEAIHDILERFETVERHPDEEPFQAGTWQIAILGMGRVGMGAYDYFTDKFGPVVLGIDQNAYTVDSQLEQGRQLLLADVTDPDFWRKLPPELPELKLYVLTMPKLESQLYVIKKLKERGFQGNIAAMAQYDDELTLLREAGVHTAFNVFAEAGVGLGSHICREAQSLQIKPVGKDEA from the coding sequence CTTCATGCACTTCGATCCGCTTGTCATAGTCCTCGCCTTCGGGTGCGGTTACCTTGTCAGCCGCCTGGGTCTTCCCCCCCTGGTGGGATATCTGCTGGCCGGATTCGCCCTGTCCACCCAGGGATACGCTTCCGGCCCCGCCATTCAGGGCATCGCCGAGATAGGCGTAACCATCCTGCTTTTTACCATCGGCCTCAAACTGCGCATCAGGAGCCTGTTACGGCCCGAGGTATGGGCCGGGGCCTCCCTGCACATGCTCCTGACCGTGGCCCTGTTTTCGGCCGGACTCATGGGGCTGACCGCCGCCGGATTCTCCTTCTTCTCGGACCTTGACCTGAACACCGCACTGCTGATCGCTTTTGCCCTGAGCTTCTCATCCACGGTCTTTGCCGTGAAGATCCTGGAAGAGAGCGGGCGCTCCTCTTCCCTCAACGGACGCACGGCCATCGGCGTGCTCATCATCCAGGATATCTTCGCGGTCCTGTTCCTGGCCTTTTCCACCGGCAAACTGCCCACGGCATGGGCTCTGGCGGTCCTCGGCTCCCTGCCTGTTGCCCGATGGCTGTTCATGCGCATCCTGAATCGCATCGGCCACGGCGAACTCCAGGTCCTCTTCGGGTTCTTCCTGGCCTTTGTGGCCGGGGCATGGGCCTTTGACCTGGTGGGCCTGAAGGCGGACCTGGGCGCCCTGATAATGGGCATGCTGCTCGCCCCCCACGCACGGGCCAATGACCTGGCGAAATCCCTTTACTCCATCAAGGATTTCCTGCTGGTCGGTTTTTTCCTGGAGATCGGGCTTGCCGGCCTGCCGAGCATGGAAACATTGAACGCGGCCCTACTGTTGACCCTGGCCCTGCCGGTCAAGGTGACGCTCTTCTTCCTCCTGTTCACCCGCTTCCGCCTCAAGGCCAGAACCAGTCTCATAACCTCCCTGAACCTGGCCAACTACAGCGAGTTCGGGCTCATCGTGGGCGGACTGGCTGCGGCCAACGGATGGCTCAGCCGCGAATGGTTGCTGGCCATGGCCATTGCACTGTCCATCTCATTCATCCTGGCCTCGCCCCTGAACAGGACGGCGGACTCCCTGTTTGAAGCGATACACGACATCCTGGAACGGTTCGAGACGGTGGAGCGCCACCCGGACGAAGAACCCTTCCAGGCCGGAACCTGGCAAATCGCCATTCTGGGCATGGGCCGGGTGGGGATGGGAGCCTACGACTACTTCACTGACAAGTTCGGTCCGGTAGTGCTCGGCATTGACCAAAACGCCTACACCGTGGACAGCCAGCTTGAGCAGGGACGGCAACTGCTGCTGGCCGATGTCACGGACCCGGATTTCTGGCGCAAGCTGCCGCCCGAACTGCCCGAACTGAAGCTCTATGTCCTGACCATGCCCAAGCTCGAATCTCAGCTTTACGTCATAAAGAAACTCAAGGAGCGCGGCTTTCAGGGCAATATCGCCGCCATGGCCCAATACGACGACGAATTGACCCTGCTCCGCGAAGCGGGCGTGCATACCGCATTCAACGTCTTTGCCGAAGCGGGCGTCGGTCTCGGGTCGCACATTTGCAGAGAGGCCCAATCACTGCAGATCAAGCCGGTGGGAAAGGACGAGGCCTGA
- a CDS encoding SDR family NAD(P)-dependent oxidoreductase — protein MTSLRNKTLVVTGASMGIGEALALELAKEGVNLVLGARTEDKLRSTRNRCRGLGVKAECLAGDVSSSNVAQELVQAAFELGNFHGFIHAAGVLAPGPTVWELNKTRFREVLEASLCAGHQLIRHAVPLLIKQGHGLTVFFGSGAAERAQPGIGAYCVAKAAEEHLARQLAAEAPEITTIIWRPGVVRTRMQTDARKAEGGGAQQLKEVFEQWDNDGLLITPGQSARGLVDFLLGEPERYHGQVADIRKVGNPG, from the coding sequence ATGACTTCCTTAAGGAATAAAACCCTGGTGGTTACGGGTGCATCCATGGGCATAGGCGAGGCCCTGGCACTGGAGCTTGCAAAGGAAGGCGTGAACCTTGTCCTGGGGGCACGCACCGAAGACAAACTGCGTTCTACGCGCAACCGGTGCCGCGGGCTCGGCGTGAAAGCGGAATGTCTGGCCGGGGACGTGTCGTCGAGCAACGTGGCCCAGGAGTTGGTTCAGGCCGCCTTTGAACTGGGCAACTTCCACGGGTTCATCCACGCGGCAGGAGTGCTCGCGCCCGGCCCCACGGTCTGGGAGCTGAACAAGACCCGATTCCGTGAAGTCCTGGAAGCCTCCCTATGCGCCGGGCACCAGCTCATCCGCCACGCCGTGCCGCTCCTGATCAAACAAGGACATGGCCTGACGGTCTTTTTCGGGTCCGGGGCCGCAGAACGTGCCCAACCCGGCATCGGCGCATATTGTGTTGCCAAGGCCGCCGAGGAACACCTGGCCCGCCAACTGGCTGCGGAGGCCCCCGAAATCACGACCATAATCTGGCGGCCGGGCGTCGTGAGAACCCGTATGCAGACGGACGCCCGCAAGGCCGAGGGCGGCGGTGCGCAGCAACTCAAAGAAGTCTTCGAGCAATGGGATAATGACGGTCTGCTCATAACCCCGGGACAATCCGCGCGCGGCCTGGTGGATTTCCTGCTCGGCGAACCGGAACGCTATCACGGCCAGGTGGCCGACATTCGCAAAGTGGGAAACCCTGGTTGA
- a CDS encoding 4Fe-4S binding protein: MKKPTPARFRMAIQAAFTLFCVYTGFRFVLFLNWVAGKSDTFAAKPGAVEGFLPISGLLGLRKLLDTGQWDDVHPAGLSIFVAVLIMAFLFRKGFCGYICPVGFLSGLLERAGQRLGLAVIPPRWLDLPLTGLKYLLLGGFLLAVFSMDARSLESFIASPFNMASDARMLAFFTSPSALSLTVIAGLAGASLIVRNFWCRYLCPYGALLGLLALTGPTHIRRDAETCIGCGRCSARCPSGIEVEKKVLVRSPECIGCAECVGSCPVQGCLSFTVPGRRTVPWQIVGIGTVLVLLLVWAWAESTGHWDSQVPPAMLKRIYLMALGPM, encoded by the coding sequence GTGAAAAAACCAACTCCCGCCCGCTTCCGCATGGCCATCCAGGCCGCGTTCACGCTGTTTTGCGTTTACACGGGCTTTCGTTTCGTGCTCTTCCTCAACTGGGTCGCGGGCAAATCCGACACGTTCGCGGCCAAGCCCGGCGCGGTCGAGGGATTCCTGCCCATCAGCGGGCTGCTCGGCCTGCGAAAACTGCTGGACACAGGGCAATGGGACGACGTTCATCCGGCAGGACTGTCCATATTCGTGGCCGTCCTGATCATGGCCTTCCTGTTCCGCAAGGGCTTCTGCGGCTACATCTGTCCGGTGGGCTTTCTGTCTGGACTGCTGGAACGGGCCGGACAGCGGCTGGGCCTGGCGGTCATCCCGCCAAGATGGCTCGACCTGCCCCTGACCGGATTGAAATACCTGCTGCTCGGCGGTTTCCTGTTGGCCGTATTCAGCATGGACGCCCGCTCCCTGGAATCCTTCATTGCCAGCCCGTTCAACATGGCCTCGGACGCCAGGATGCTCGCGTTCTTCACCAGCCCGTCCGCCCTTTCCCTGACCGTCATCGCCGGTCTGGCAGGGGCAAGCCTGATCGTGCGCAACTTCTGGTGCCGGTATCTCTGTCCCTACGGAGCACTGCTCGGACTGCTGGCCTTGACCGGACCGACACACATCCGGCGCGACGCCGAAACCTGCATCGGCTGCGGCAGGTGTTCGGCGCGGTGCCCGTCCGGCATCGAGGTGGAGAAAAAAGTGCTGGTCAGGTCGCCTGAATGTATCGGCTGCGCCGAATGCGTCGGCTCATGCCCGGTCCAAGGATGTCTGTCCTTCACCGTGCCGGGCCGCAGAACTGTCCCATGGCAGATAGTGGGCATCGGGACCGTGTTGGTGCTGCTGCTCGTCTGGGCATGGGCCGAGAGCACGGGCCATTGGGACAGCCAGGTGCCGCCCGCCATGCTCAAACGAATCTATTTAATGGCCCTCGGCCCCATGTAG
- a CDS encoding pyridoxal phosphate-dependent aminotransferase: protein MSLKMSKRRPLVAQSEIRNMTLECAKVSGVNLAQGVCDLPVPEPVLRGAEEAMRAGINTYTRFDGLPRLRQAIAAKQRFHTGMDVDPEGQVVASAGATGAFYAACLALLNEGDEVVVFEPYYGYHIVTMASLGIKPVYVTLEPPSWEFVAGDLERVVTARTRALILNTPSNPAGKVFDRAELELIADFAQAHDLFVFTDEIYEHFVFDGLKHVSPATLPGMARRTITISGLSKVFSITGWRLGYAICDPEWALPIGHFNDLVYVCAPAPLQIGAAKGLEELGAEYYQGVSDDHQMKRDRFCGTLRDIGLTPHVPRGAYYTLADVTGLPGSTAKERALYLLEKTGVACVPGSAFYSGPVGETLVRFCFAKEMDILEDAMHRLGRLT, encoded by the coding sequence ATGTCGTTGAAAATGAGCAAGCGCAGACCGCTTGTTGCTCAATCAGAAATCAGGAACATGACCCTCGAGTGTGCCAAGGTGTCCGGCGTCAACCTGGCCCAGGGCGTGTGCGACCTGCCCGTGCCCGAACCGGTCCTCCGGGGGGCGGAAGAGGCCATGCGCGCAGGTATCAACACCTACACCCGCTTTGACGGGCTGCCCCGGCTGCGTCAGGCCATCGCGGCCAAGCAGCGGTTCCACACCGGCATGGATGTTGACCCCGAAGGCCAGGTGGTGGCCTCTGCCGGGGCCACGGGCGCGTTCTACGCCGCCTGTCTGGCGCTCCTGAACGAGGGTGACGAGGTCGTGGTGTTCGAGCCGTATTACGGCTATCACATCGTAACCATGGCCTCCCTGGGCATCAAGCCGGTCTACGTCACCCTGGAGCCGCCCTCATGGGAATTCGTGGCCGGGGACCTGGAGCGCGTTGTCACCGCCAGGACCCGTGCCCTGATCCTGAACACGCCGTCCAATCCGGCGGGAAAGGTGTTCGACCGGGCCGAGCTGGAGTTGATCGCGGATTTTGCCCAGGCCCACGACCTTTTCGTGTTCACCGACGAGATTTACGAGCATTTCGTTTTTGACGGTCTCAAACACGTTTCACCGGCAACCCTGCCCGGCATGGCCAGACGAACCATCACCATCTCCGGCCTGTCCAAGGTGTTCTCCATCACGGGCTGGAGACTGGGTTACGCAATATGCGATCCCGAATGGGCGCTGCCCATAGGCCATTTCAACGATCTGGTCTACGTGTGCGCTCCGGCCCCGCTCCAGATAGGTGCGGCCAAGGGGTTGGAGGAACTGGGGGCGGAGTATTATCAGGGCGTGTCCGACGACCATCAGATGAAGCGGGACCGTTTCTGCGGCACCCTGCGCGACATCGGCCTGACCCCGCATGTGCCCAGGGGCGCGTACTACACCCTGGCCGACGTGACCGGACTGCCCGGTTCCACCGCCAAGGAGCGCGCCCTGTATCTGCTGGAAAAGACGGGTGTGGCCTGCGTTCCCGGCTCGGCCTTCTATTCCGGCCCGGTGGGGGAAACCCTGGTCCGGTTCTGTTTTGCCAAGGAAATGGACATTCTCGAAGACGCCATGCATCGTCTGGGGAGGTTGACATGA
- a CDS encoding TraR/DksA C4-type zinc finger protein has product MTESQKREFKVYAREEIAALKAEIPRLKELVKPVAPDNAIGRISRMDNIVNQSVSEAQLSKSKVRLVRLQDALKRVDEDEDFGLCIDCGDPIPMARLQAMPETQFCVQCAE; this is encoded by the coding sequence ATGACCGAAAGCCAGAAGCGGGAATTCAAGGTGTATGCCCGGGAGGAAATAGCGGCGCTCAAAGCGGAGATTCCCCGGCTCAAGGAGCTGGTCAAGCCCGTGGCCCCGGACAATGCCATCGGCCGGATTTCCCGCATGGACAACATCGTCAACCAGTCCGTGTCCGAGGCGCAGCTGTCCAAGTCCAAGGTGCGGCTGGTCCGGCTTCAGGATGCCCTCAAAAGGGTGGATGAGGACGAGGATTTCGGTCTGTGCATCGACTGCGGCGACCCCATTCCCATGGCCCGGCTTCAGGCCATGCCCGAGACGCAGTTCTGCGTTCAATGCGCGGAATGA